Proteins encoded together in one bacterium window:
- a CDS encoding ABC transporter permease has translation MFKNYLKIAFRNFTRHKTHTIINLSGLAVGMACCMAIMLYVKDELSFDRFNEKSDRIYRVLAEFNDRGETNLVEVTSPPIGPGLKTDIPEIENFVRMGPRRHVLVHKGEQSFYEDELFYTDPSIFEIFSFPLLSGNVQTALNDLSSVVINRDLAEKYFGSSNPIGQSLEIEINGKMKTFTVSGILKDIPVISHIQPALMISFENEKVQRRENWQGFGFYTYVLLREDAYKEIVDQKMAEFMRQRMPNPRLPGMSKPSIQLQALTDIHLHSDFSNSDGSFGNLAYVYLFSALAIFIILIACINFMNLSTARSLGRAKEVGVRKSAGAFRFQLIRQFLSESLLLATLALIIALGIVELILPLFNSLAGRAMEVHLLSDWSWMSGLVILTLLVGFFAGSYPAFVLSRFNPIDVLKDRQVMGTGGAKLRQGLVVVQFLISATLIVGTVVVFSQLNYIRNKNLGFDREHVIVLNLRNSTVLTQLQAFKSAITVQQDVLDAAFCNSLPGQSGWWVSVGRPDGAEPGHEKRFYAYYVDEDYFKTLSSSMASGRAFSKDFPTDKNKLVINESAAIEFGWGNADGAVGKQFISMAEGPENSKPQEIIGVVHDFHYRSLREKIDPAVFILGSEGFFESIAVRIRPNSTASALEFLQKTWKAFDPNRPFEYRFLEDGLRKQYEAEEKLSQIFGVFAGLAIFIACLGLYGLAAFTSEKRTKEIGIRKVLGATVSGIVRMLSAELVKLVLISNLIAWPVAYFSMKWWLESFAYRVELNWMMFAMAGVMTLAIAFLTISYHAIKAATSNPVNALKYE, from the coding sequence ATGTTCAAAAATTATTTAAAAATTGCTTTCCGCAATTTTACCAGACACAAAACACACACCATTATCAATTTATCCGGTCTTGCTGTCGGCATGGCGTGTTGTATGGCCATCATGCTGTATGTAAAAGACGAATTGTCTTTCGATCGTTTTAACGAAAAGTCAGATCGCATTTACCGGGTACTAGCCGAATTTAACGATCGCGGTGAAACGAATTTAGTCGAGGTTACGTCGCCTCCAATCGGTCCCGGTTTAAAAACCGATATTCCGGAAATTGAAAATTTTGTGCGAATGGGACCTCGCCGCCATGTTTTGGTTCACAAAGGAGAACAATCATTTTATGAAGATGAATTGTTTTACACCGATCCCTCCATATTCGAGATTTTTTCATTTCCATTGTTGTCGGGCAATGTTCAAACAGCGTTGAATGATTTATCGTCCGTTGTAATTAACCGTGACCTGGCTGAGAAATACTTTGGTTCATCCAATCCGATCGGTCAATCATTGGAAATCGAAATCAACGGCAAAATGAAAACTTTCACTGTATCAGGTATTTTGAAAGATATTCCTGTCATTTCGCACATTCAACCGGCATTGATGATCAGTTTTGAAAATGAAAAAGTCCAACGTCGTGAAAATTGGCAAGGATTCGGATTTTATACCTATGTGCTGTTACGTGAAGATGCTTACAAAGAAATCGTCGATCAGAAAATGGCAGAATTTATGCGTCAAAGAATGCCGAATCCCCGTCTTCCCGGTATGAGCAAACCATCGATTCAATTGCAAGCTTTGACCGATATTCATTTGCATTCTGATTTCTCCAATTCGGACGGGAGCTTTGGTAACTTGGCCTATGTCTATTTGTTTTCTGCGCTTGCAATTTTCATAATTCTGATCGCCTGCATCAATTTCATGAATCTTTCCACCGCACGTTCTCTTGGGCGCGCCAAAGAAGTAGGAGTACGGAAATCCGCCGGGGCATTTCGTTTTCAATTGATCCGACAATTTTTAAGCGAGTCGTTACTGCTGGCGACGTTGGCTTTGATCATTGCGCTTGGTATAGTCGAATTAATTTTGCCGTTATTCAATTCTCTTGCCGGTCGGGCGATGGAAGTTCATTTATTGTCAGATTGGTCGTGGATGTCAGGATTGGTCATACTGACGTTATTAGTAGGCTTTTTTGCAGGAAGTTATCCTGCATTTGTTTTATCCCGGTTTAACCCTATCGATGTTTTGAAGGATCGGCAGGTAATGGGAACGGGCGGAGCGAAATTACGCCAGGGGTTGGTCGTGGTTCAATTTTTAATTTCAGCCACGCTGATCGTCGGTACTGTCGTTGTGTTTTCCCAGCTAAACTATATTCGTAATAAAAATCTCGGCTTTGATCGCGAACATGTGATTGTTTTAAATTTGCGCAATTCAACTGTTTTGACTCAATTGCAGGCTTTTAAAAGTGCCATCACTGTCCAGCAAGATGTTCTTGATGCGGCTTTTTGTAATTCGCTGCCGGGTCAGTCAGGATGGTGGGTGAGCGTGGGTCGTCCCGATGGCGCCGAACCCGGGCACGAAAAAAGATTTTATGCATACTATGTTGATGAGGATTATTTTAAAACGTTATCCTCCTCCATGGCTTCTGGCCGGGCGTTTTCAAAAGATTTTCCTACTGATAAAAACAAACTTGTTATCAACGAATCTGCCGCTATAGAATTTGGTTGGGGCAACGCCGATGGTGCAGTTGGGAAACAATTCATTTCAATGGCGGAAGGTCCTGAAAATTCCAAGCCGCAGGAAATTATCGGTGTCGTTCATGATTTTCACTACCGATCGCTTCGTGAAAAAATCGATCCGGCTGTTTTTATTTTAGGGTCGGAAGGATTTTTTGAAAGTATCGCTGTACGGATTCGCCCGAATTCTACAGCATCCGCTCTCGAATTTCTTCAAAAAACATGGAAGGCATTCGACCCCAACCGTCCTTTTGAATATCGTTTTTTGGAAGACGGTTTACGCAAACAATATGAAGCGGAAGAAAAACTAAGTCAAATTTTCGGTGTATTTGCAGGACTGGCCATTTTTATTGCTTGTCTCGGCCTTTACGGACTTGCCGCTTTCACGAGTGAAAAACGCACCAAAGAAATTGGCATACGAAAAGTTTTGGGAGCCACCGTGTCTGGAATTGTCAGGATGTTGTCGGCGGAACTTGTAAAACTCGTATTGATTTCAAATCTCATTGCGTGGCCTGTCGCTTATTTTAGCATGAAGTGGTGGCTGGAATCATTTGCATACCGTGTAGAATTGAATTGGATGATGTTTGCAATGGCGGGCGTTATGACTTTAGCCATCGCGTTTTTGACCATCAGTTATCATGCAATCAAAGCCGCGACATCGAATCCGGTAAATGCACTGAAATACGAATAA
- a CDS encoding ABC transporter permease yields the protein MFDNYVKVALRNLRRNPMYASINILGLAIGIACATFVAIYAMNDISYDTFHAKADRIYRVVGVAESPNLGTYHNAVTPAPLVPAVLDDVPAIEQAFRLYNFNSTLCSAGEKRFIESGIVVCDPAVLKVLDIEFISGDKTTALAKPYSLIIDEETAKKYFGSEAAVGHTITLEHPGGTDVYEITAVMKNYPGNSSLVFSMLMPIPVGAQEPAYFASWNANALASYVLLQEGASREEVEKQVTATRRKHLQPDPTDKLYYYLQPFLDIHLYSGQLLYQPMNNNQGNINTLALFLAIGVFILVIAIINYVNLATARSLRRAKEVGIRKVLGSSRGRLITQFIIEAVILAFLGLFFSQIIVEALFPAFKSVMGGKILIDYRFEFFFLAGLLGITIVIGFLAGIYPAFVLSAYQAVETMKGTFATSLRGVLLRKGLVFLQFAIALMLVVCTGLVMKQMNYVYNKDLGFEKDQVLYLPIRNQAIRDKYPLLKSKLISEGYAVNVSAAGGIGLLSGSNGTVRVAGTDGQQSLTMRFTPVDYEIAETMGLTIVKGRVFQRGIASDTASGVVVNETAVKELGWGDPIGKQFDFGNETVSVIGVVKDFHGFSLYAKIEPMIMYASQSGVKFILVKLNSGGISDGVEAVRSVWERLLPSQPFDYGFVDQYFENNYRNASNTQNLFEVFALIAIFIGCLGLFGLASFTTEQKRKEIGVRKVLGASELSIVYKLSKETLILVLFSGLVAFPAAYYTMQQWLSNFAYRVMVGTDVFLLSGVLVLFIALGTVGLQAYRAASANPVNALRYE from the coding sequence ATGTTTGACAATTATGTAAAAGTAGCGCTGCGCAATTTGCGTCGTAATCCAATGTACGCCTCGATCAATATTCTAGGTTTAGCAATTGGTATTGCTTGCGCCACGTTTGTGGCGATCTATGCGATGAATGATATCAGCTATGATACATTTCATGCGAAAGCCGATAGAATATATCGAGTCGTTGGAGTTGCCGAGTCACCTAATCTCGGGACCTATCACAACGCTGTAACACCCGCGCCACTGGTTCCAGCAGTGTTGGATGATGTGCCGGCCATCGAACAAGCGTTTCGTTTGTACAATTTCAATTCGACGCTTTGTTCGGCAGGCGAGAAGCGTTTTATCGAAAGCGGCATTGTCGTGTGCGATCCTGCGGTATTAAAAGTACTCGACATTGAATTTATTTCGGGGGATAAGACCACGGCGCTGGCAAAACCCTATTCACTTATCATCGATGAAGAAACTGCAAAAAAATATTTTGGTTCCGAAGCAGCCGTAGGCCATACTATCACGTTGGAGCACCCGGGTGGAACTGATGTATATGAAATAACTGCTGTGATGAAGAATTATCCGGGTAATTCGAGCTTGGTCTTTTCGATGTTGATGCCAATTCCCGTGGGCGCGCAAGAACCGGCTTATTTTGCATCATGGAATGCAAACGCCTTGGCGTCGTACGTGCTGTTGCAAGAAGGTGCTTCACGAGAAGAAGTGGAAAAGCAAGTAACGGCGACAAGGAGGAAACATCTTCAGCCGGATCCAACCGATAAGTTGTACTACTACTTGCAGCCGTTCTTGGACATCCATTTGTATTCAGGACAGTTGCTCTATCAACCAATGAATAATAACCAAGGCAATATTAATACGTTAGCGCTCTTTCTGGCAATCGGAGTGTTTATTCTTGTTATTGCAATCATTAACTATGTGAACCTTGCCACTGCACGATCGCTGCGGCGAGCAAAAGAAGTCGGCATCCGTAAAGTGCTTGGTTCCAGCCGTGGGAGGCTTATAACTCAGTTTATTATCGAAGCCGTCATTCTGGCCTTTCTGGGGTTGTTTTTTTCTCAGATAATAGTAGAAGCATTGTTTCCGGCCTTCAAATCTGTTATGGGTGGAAAAATTCTAATTGACTATCGTTTCGAGTTTTTCTTTCTCGCAGGGTTGCTTGGCATAACCATTGTTATCGGCTTTCTTGCCGGCATCTATCCGGCTTTCGTTCTTTCTGCTTATCAGGCCGTCGAAACGATGAAAGGCACTTTCGCCACCAGTCTCCGCGGAGTATTGTTACGAAAAGGGTTGGTGTTCCTTCAATTTGCCATCGCCTTAATGCTCGTTGTTTGTACAGGTTTGGTTATGAAGCAGATGAATTATGTCTATAATAAAGATCTTGGCTTTGAAAAAGATCAGGTCCTGTATCTTCCTATCCGCAATCAGGCAATTCGCGATAAATATCCGTTGTTAAAATCTAAGCTAATTTCAGAAGGATATGCAGTGAATGTTTCAGCCGCCGGAGGCATTGGACTGCTCAGTGGTTCCAATGGTACTGTTCGTGTGGCAGGCACCGATGGTCAGCAAAGCCTAACGATGCGGTTTACTCCAGTTGATTATGAAATTGCTGAAACAATGGGTCTAACGATTGTTAAAGGAAGGGTTTTTCAACGAGGGATTGCCTCAGACACCGCTTCCGGCGTTGTAGTTAATGAAACTGCTGTCAAAGAGTTGGGATGGGGTGACCCCATTGGAAAACAATTTGATTTTGGGAATGAAACAGTTTCGGTGATTGGCGTCGTAAAGGATTTCCATGGATTTTCACTATACGCTAAAATAGAACCGATGATTATGTATGCGAGCCAGAGCGGCGTAAAGTTTATACTCGTTAAGCTAAATTCCGGTGGAATCAGTGATGGTGTAGAAGCTGTCCGATCGGTTTGGGAAAGACTTTTGCCTTCTCAGCCGTTCGATTACGGCTTTGTTGACCAGTATTTTGAAAACAATTACCGGAACGCGAGCAATACACAAAACCTGTTCGAAGTATTCGCATTGATTGCAATTTTTATTGGCTGTTTGGGACTTTTTGGTCTTGCCTCGTTCACAACGGAACAAAAGAGAAAAGAAATCGGTGTGCGGAAAGTGTTAGGAGCTAGCGAATTATCCATCGTGTATAAGCTTTCAAAGGAAACTCTGATACTTGTTCTGTTTTCAGGATTGGTTGCTTTCCCTGCAGCTTATTATACCATGCAGCAATGGCTTTCAAATTTTGCATACCGAGTTATGGTGGGTACGGATGTATTTTTGCTGTCAGGCGTTTTAGTGCTGTTTATTGCGCTGGGAACAGTCGGATTACAAGCCTATCGTGCAGCCTCGGCGAACCCAGTCAATGCATTACGGTATGAATAG
- a CDS encoding ABC transporter permease, which translates to MIKNSFKLFFRTLLKNKIFSAINIFGLAIGIASCVIIAKYVYDEMTFDSYHVNADRLYRIEEDNWAAGRMALGPYIRNNFPEVEQAVRFYKIPRNIFTNGDQHFIEKKGFYTDASIFEVFSYSVIAGDPKTALNAPNSIVLTRALASKYFGDENPIDRSLKLGANSTEYKITGVMDNVPSKSHFTFDYLVSMSTLQIPEDNVRVQWGISIMYTYLLIKPGVDVAALEKKVAKTLDERDLTLFGGSTQPSTVKLQPIENIHLYSKCEKEIEPGNDSSNLLILTSVAFFILATAVFNFVNLATAGFMRRAKEVGLRKTFGALRDQVIRQFLTESILMALSAAVSALILIEILTPFLSDTITIRSGIQSLFEPMALVYFAVFSLLVGCVAGLFPALFLSKFQPAHILKQNVMDSQTIGVRGLKKTLLVLQFVISTILIIGSSIVYKQLEFIQNKDIGLDKEQVLIIPASQIAQPDYNTFKNILSQNPAVSNVSASLTIPSERVMIELLRPEAAEKPEYALRVIVSDFNFVETFGMRMAEGRSFSTAFPSDSLGAFLINEKAKALFGYTDPVGKNVEFPGFQRSGKIVGVVKDFNFASLHNDVEPAAIHLNPVSNLYSYISVRLTANSIQETLQFIGKTWESLRPNVPFEYYFLDDSFAALYQSEMKLQALVRIFTLMAVVIACLGLFGLVSLTVEQRTKEIGIRKVLGAGIHDILFLVSKDFLFYVIIANMIAWPLIYYVMYRWLENFSYRVDIPWSVFVATLGLSLFLALVTISYRVVKAAVVNPIHSIKYE; encoded by the coding sequence ATGATCAAAAACAGCTTTAAACTTTTTTTTCGGACGTTGCTGAAAAATAAAATTTTTTCGGCGATCAATATTTTTGGTTTGGCGATTGGCATTGCTTCATGCGTAATTATCGCAAAGTACGTTTATGATGAAATGACGTTTGATAGCTACCATGTTAATGCCGATCGGCTGTACAGGATCGAAGAAGATAATTGGGCTGCCGGCCGTATGGCGCTCGGACCGTATATCCGCAATAATTTCCCTGAAGTCGAGCAGGCTGTGCGGTTTTATAAGATCCCAAGAAATATTTTTACCAATGGCGATCAGCATTTTATAGAAAAAAAAGGTTTTTACACCGACGCTTCCATTTTTGAGGTTTTTTCATATTCAGTCATTGCTGGCGACCCGAAAACGGCGCTTAATGCCCCTAACTCTATCGTACTCACCCGCGCATTGGCATCCAAATACTTTGGTGATGAAAATCCGATCGACCGGAGCTTGAAATTAGGAGCCAATTCCACCGAATACAAGATTACCGGCGTTATGGATAATGTTCCATCGAAGTCGCATTTCACTTTCGATTACCTCGTTTCCATGAGTACGTTGCAAATTCCTGAAGACAATGTACGAGTGCAATGGGGGATCAGTATTATGTACACGTATCTTCTGATCAAACCGGGTGTCGACGTTGCTGCGTTGGAGAAAAAGGTCGCGAAAACTCTTGATGAACGGGATTTAACACTTTTCGGAGGCTCAACTCAACCATCGACCGTAAAACTTCAGCCGATTGAAAATATCCATCTGTATTCAAAGTGTGAAAAAGAAATCGAGCCGGGCAATGACTCATCCAATTTATTAATTCTGACCAGCGTCGCTTTTTTTATTCTGGCGACGGCTGTTTTCAATTTTGTTAACCTGGCAACAGCCGGATTTATGCGACGTGCCAAAGAAGTCGGTCTTCGGAAAACATTTGGGGCATTGCGGGATCAGGTTATCCGCCAATTTCTGACTGAATCGATTCTGATGGCGCTTAGTGCCGCAGTATCGGCGTTAATTTTGATCGAAATCCTGACGCCATTTTTGTCCGATACGATTACCATTCGATCGGGTATTCAATCGTTATTTGAACCGATGGCTTTAGTGTATTTTGCCGTATTTAGTCTGTTAGTGGGATGCGTTGCGGGATTATTTCCGGCGTTGTTTCTTTCGAAATTTCAGCCGGCCCATATTTTGAAACAAAACGTTATGGATTCTCAAACCATCGGTGTGCGCGGTTTGAAGAAAACACTTTTAGTGCTTCAATTTGTTATTTCGACCATACTGATCATCGGTTCCAGTATTGTTTACAAACAGCTCGAATTTATTCAGAATAAAGATATCGGATTAGACAAAGAACAAGTATTGATCATTCCTGCAAGCCAGATCGCTCAACCTGATTACAATACTTTCAAAAATATTTTGTCGCAAAATCCGGCGGTTTCTAATGTTTCGGCATCGCTGACTATTCCAAGCGAGCGTGTGATGATCGAACTGCTTCGTCCGGAAGCAGCCGAAAAACCCGAATATGCTTTACGGGTTATCGTTTCAGACTTTAACTTTGTTGAAACTTTCGGTATGCGAATGGCCGAAGGAAGAAGCTTTTCAACAGCTTTTCCATCAGACTCACTCGGAGCATTCTTAATTAATGAAAAAGCCAAAGCGCTTTTTGGCTATACCGATCCAGTCGGTAAAAACGTCGAATTCCCGGGTTTTCAGCGCAGTGGGAAAATCGTCGGTGTGGTTAAAGATTTTAATTTTGCTTCCTTACACAACGATGTCGAACCGGCGGCGATTCATTTAAATCCGGTTTCCAATCTTTACAGTTATATATCGGTTCGTCTGACGGCCAATTCAATCCAGGAAACATTACAGTTTATTGGCAAAACATGGGAAAGCCTCCGGCCCAACGTTCCGTTTGAATATTATTTTCTCGACGATTCGTTTGCTGCGTTATACCAATCTGAAATGAAACTGCAGGCTCTGGTAAGGATTTTTACCTTGATGGCGGTAGTGATCGCTTGCCTCGGATTATTCGGATTGGTTTCGCTGACCGTGGAGCAACGTACGAAAGAAATCGGTATTCGCAAAGTTCTGGGCGCCGGCATTCATGACATTTTATTCCTGGTTTCAAAAGATTTTCTTTTTTATGTCATCATAGCCAACATGATCGCGTGGCCGCTGATCTATTACGTCATGTACCGCTGGCTGGAAAATTTCAGTTATCGCGTTGACATTCCATGGTCTGTTTTTGTCGCAACGCTCGGATTGTCGCTGTTTCTGGCTCTGGTGACGATCAGCTATCGTGTCGTCAAGGCTGCAGTCGTCAACCCAATTCATTCTATTAAATATGAATGA